From a single Nitrogeniibacter mangrovi genomic region:
- a CDS encoding CopD family protein: MPHAVLLFAHLCAAIVWVGGMFFAYACLRPAAAQVLEPPQRLGLWVATFRRFFRIVAVALVFLLGSGFSMFPAGGLANAPHGWLAMMTLGLVMTGVFAYIYGVVYPALARHTDAGEWPAAAARLNRIRQLVAFNLVLSVLVIASAASAR, translated from the coding sequence ATGCCTCACGCCGTGCTTCTCTTCGCGCATCTGTGCGCCGCCATCGTCTGGGTCGGTGGCATGTTCTTCGCCTATGCCTGCCTGCGGCCCGCTGCCGCCCAGGTGCTCGAGCCGCCCCAGCGGCTGGGGCTGTGGGTGGCCACCTTCCGGCGCTTCTTTCGCATCGTCGCGGTGGCGCTGGTGTTTCTGCTGGGGAGCGGGTTTTCGATGTTCCCCGCCGGGGGGCTCGCGAACGCGCCGCACGGCTGGCTGGCGATGATGACGCTGGGGCTGGTGATGACCGGCGTGTTCGCCTACATCTACGGCGTGGTCTATCCGGCGTTGGCGAGGCATACCGACGCGGGCGAGTGGCCGGCGGCGGCGGCCCGGCTCAACCGCATTCGCCAGCTCGTGGCCTTCAATCTGGTGCTGTCGGTGCTGGTGATCGCGTCGGCGGCCTCGGCGCGATGA
- a CDS encoding GFA family protein: MSETVEAQGRCLCGAVTVTAQAMPTGVGACHCGMCRRWGGGPLMVVNCGDQVVFSGQDHIGIYTSSAWAERGFCTTCGTHLFYRLKQNNAYFVPVGLFDTAAALHFDNQVFIDEKPAYYAFANDTGTLTGAEVFALFAGDP, encoded by the coding sequence GCCGTTGCCTCTGCGGTGCCGTCACCGTGACCGCCCAGGCCATGCCCACCGGCGTGGGCGCCTGCCACTGCGGCATGTGCCGCCGATGGGGTGGCGGGCCGCTGATGGTGGTCAATTGTGGTGACCAGGTGGTGTTTTCCGGCCAGGATCACATCGGCATCTACACGTCGTCCGCGTGGGCGGAGCGGGGCTTCTGCACCACCTGCGGCACGCATCTGTTCTATCGCCTCAAACAGAACAACGCCTACTTCGTGCCGGTCGGGCTGTTCGATACCGCAGCGGCGCTGCACTTCGACAACCAGGTGTTCATCGACGAGAAGCCGGCCTATTACGCCTTCGCCAACGACACCGGGACGCTGACCGGTGCCGAGGTGTTTGCGCTGTTTGCCGGCGACCCGTAG